From the Bacillus sp. FJAT-22090 genome, the window TGGAAGTGATTAAAAGTATATGTAATCGCGTAACTGTAATGGCTGCAGGGGAAATATACGACACAGTAATAATCGAACCAAAAAGGATTCAACTTATAGACAATAGTCCAAGATACTTTGTAGAACAATTAACAAAGGATGGTGAGATGGACAATGCCTGATATATTAGTTCAATATGAAGCTGAAATATGGGTGTCTATTGGAGAAACCTTTGTAATGGTTGGTATGTCTATTTTAGCTGCAGTTTTATTTGGCCTCCCAGTTGGGACTTTACTTTACCTTTGCAAGAAGGGACAAGTTCTTGAGAATCGGTTTGTTTTTTCGACTTTAAATTTATTAGTAAACATTACTCGTTCTTTTCCTTTTTTGTTGTTAGTAGTTTTTTTAATCCCATTTACAAGACTAATTATTGGGACAGCAATTGGCACAGCGGCCGCAACAGTTCCGTTGTCAATAATAGCTATCGCACATTATTCACGGTTAGTAGAGCAATCTTTGTTGGACGTACCAAGAGGCGTAATGGAAGCAGCTATTTCAATGGGTGCTTCTGTTAAGGAAATTATATTTAAATTTCTTTATGTGGAAGCTCGTTCGGGACTTGTTCTCGGTTTAACAACATCGATTATTAGTTTTATTTCATATTCGACAATTATGGGGGTTGTCGGAGGTGGTGGTATAGGAGATTTTGCTATTCGGTACGGATATCAACAATTCAAAACAGAGTTAATGATTTATATGATTATCATTATGGTCATACTGGTACAGCTCATCCAATTTATCGGAACAACTGTATCAAGAATGATTGATAAAAGATAAATACCAGGAGGAAGAAAATGAAGAAAATAATTTTTCTAATTACAATGCTAATGTTAATTTTAGCTGGTTGTGGGCAAGAGAATGAGGCGAAAGATAAAGAAAATGTAGACAAGGTTCAAGAAGAAGTAACATTGAAAGTAGCTTCGTTAATTCCACCTATGACGGAAATCCTTGAACTTGTTAAACCAAAACTAGCGGAGGAATCCATTAATCTTGAAATTGTTGTACTAAGTGATAATGTTCAACCTAACAGTGCTTTAGCGGCAGGTGAAGTGGATGTGAACTTCTTCCAACACGTTCCTTATATGGAGGAATTCAATCGAAACAATGATGCAGAACTAGTTCCAGTTGTACCTATATACTTTGCGAATTATGGCGTATATTCTAAAGAATATAAAACAATCGACGAACTTCCGGAAGGTTCCGTCATTGCCATTGCAAATGACGTTTCGAATATAGATCGTTCTTTGGCTTTGTTAGCTCAACATGGTGTAATCACTTTGCAAGATAAAACAGGACCATACTACACGAAGGCTGATATTGTGGACAACCCTAAAAACATAAAGTTTGAGGAAGTCGATTTGTTAATGTTAGCGAGAATGTACGATGACGCAGATGCAGTAATCATGACACCTGCTTATGCTGCACCACTTAATTTGACACCAAAAAGTGATGCACTACTAACGGAAGGTGTAGAAAATGACTTTGCGATTACTCTAGTAGCACGCAAAGATAATGCTGATTCAGAGGCGATCAAAAAGTTAGCAGAAGCAATGACGAGTGAAGAAGTACGCGAATTTTTAAAAGAAAACTATGATGAAACTGCAATTCCAGCATTCTAATACAGTTATAAAGAAAGGGTCTATTCAAGTTGTTTATGCAACTGAGAGTGGACTTTTTTTTATAAAACTGTAAGCGAGACCGATAAGAACAATATTAGTTTGAAAGAACTTGGAATATGTTTCAAAAACCTGTAAATATTTTATGAGCCGCAAGTACTAAAATGTTCTCAATGCTTTCTGTTTAAGCATTAACTGACAAAATGTACACCTATTTTACGACATAATGTTATATAATGAATACGTAGTATTTTAAAGTTCATTCAATAACTAATAAAATACTATCAGAGGTTTAACTAGCTTTTAATTAATTTTATATTATATAGTGGTAAATATTTTAATTTTCGTCGAACGATTAAATAGAATACGTTAAGTTTAAAATGGATACAGAAATGGTGTGTTCCGAAGTCTCGCATTTGCTTGTTGTAGGGAACGCTTTCATTCTTTCTGCAAATCTAATAGTATAAGGATGGTAAAAATGACTAACAAACAAACTAATACAGACGTTATTTTAATTGGTGCCGGAATCATGAGTGCAACTTTGGGATCAATACTGAAGGAGTTAGCACCAGAGTGGAAAATTAAAGTGTTTGAGAAACTTGCAAACGCTGGAGAAGAAAGTTCTAACGAATGGAATAATGCGGGAACTGGGCATTCTGCACTGTGCGAGCTTAATTATACAGCCGAAAGAGCGGACGGATCTGTAGATATTAGCAAAGCTATTACTATTAATGAACAGTTTCAGCTTTCAAGACAGTTCTGGTCTTTTCTTGTAAAACGCAAACTAATCAGTAATCCGCAGGACTTTATCATGCCAATACCTCATATGAGTTTAGTAGAAGGGGAGAAAAATGTAACGTTTTTGAAAAAACGTTTTGAAGCGCTAACAAACAATCCCCTGTTTCAAGGAATGGAATTTTCCGATAACCCAGAGAAGCTGAAAGAATGGATTCCCCTTATTATGGAAGGTCGTACATCAAATGAGCCGATTGCTGCAACAAAAATCGACTCAGGAACGGATGTTAATTTTGGCGCACTGACACATATGTTGTTTGACCATTTAACAAACCATAACGTAGAGTTAAACTACAAACATACAGTCAAGGATATTAAACGCACTAGTGACGGCTTGTGGGAAGTAAAAGTGCATGATATAGATAGCAATAAGATTGAATATCATACGGCGAAATTCGTCTTTATCGGTGGTGGGGGCGGAAGTCTGCCTTTATTACAAAAAACTGGTATTCCAGAATCAAAACATATTGGTGGATTCCCAGTAAGCGGATTATTCTTAGTATGTAACAATCCAGAAGTTGTAGCACAACACCATGCAAAAGTATACGGAAAAGCTAAAGTTGGTGCTCCGCCAATGTCTGTTCCGCATCTTGATACAAGATATATCGACAACAAAAAATCATTGCTGTTTGGACCGTTTGCGGGCTTCTCACCAAAGTTCTTAAAAACAGGGTCAAATTTTGATTTAATCGGTTCTGTAAAACCAAATAATGTCTTTACTATGTTGGCAGCAGGTGCAAAAGAGATGTCGTTGACGAAATACCTCATCCAGCAAGTTATGTTATCAAATGAACAGCGTATGGAAGAATTAAGAGAGTTTATTCCGAACGCAAAGAGCGAAGATTGGGATGTAGTAGTAGCGGGTCAACGTGTGCAAGTGATCAAAGATACGGAGGCTGGAGGTAAAGGAACACTTCAATTTGGTACGGAAGTTGTTACTGCTGCTGATGGCTCGGTAGCTGCATTGCTAGGTGCTTCTCCGGGTGCTTCTACTGCTGTACACGTAATGCTTGAAATCATTAATAAATGCTTCCCACAACACATCAAAGAATGGGAAGAAAAAATAAAAGAAATGATTCCTTCTTATGGTATGTCACTAGCGGAAAACCCAGAGCTTCTTCAAGAAATTCATACTTCAACAGCTGAGACGCTTCGTCTTAGTGACACGGAGCTAGTCAATAGTTAATTCTAGGGTGTAGTAAAAAAGGTATCGAATGAAAATAGATTAATAAAAAAAAGAGGGAGAATGCTTGTTTTACAAAGCATCCTCCCTTTTTCATGCAGTATAAAATGATGTTAAAAAAACTACATAGTTGTTGTAATCTTTTTAATACCTATTTAAAAAGTGGAATTCTTTTCAATACAACACAAACTGGAATGGCGATGATAATCCCCACTACATTTTGAACGATGTTTCCAGGAATTGAAGCCACTGGTATAACCCAACTACCATAAAGAACGACTTCACAGATGTAATAAACACCTAGCATAACTGGAATTGAAACGATAGTAGCTAGTAGATTGAAAGCAATACTGTTTCCATCGCGACCGAACGACCACGCTATTTTTCCAACTATATAACCTTGCAAGCCACGTGCCACAATCGTGAATGGTGCCCACAATGTCCAACCAGATACCCAGTCAAATAACCCCATGCCTATAGCTCCGGCAAGTGCTGCTTTTTTAGGGCCAAATAAGATAGATGCTATAAAGAGCATAGCTGTTCCAAGATGCACTAGCCCTCCATTTGCCGCGATCGGTAGTTTAATATTTAATAAGAGCGTTGCAACGAAAACGAGTGCTATTAACATGGATGTTACGATTAAATCGAAAGTGCGTGCGTTTGAATAACTTGTTGTTTTTTGCATAGTCCTAAACCTTCCTTATCTTTACTTTGTAGGCATCGGGAAATAGTTACGCAAGGTTTCCTTTTTCCTTTAATTTCTTACTGATTAAAATTAGTTTTTAATTTACTGATAACATTAGCAAAGGATTGGTGTTTTTAAAAGTATCAATTTAGTGAAAATCATAGGGGTCAGTTTATACACATTATCGTTCCTATTTGAATAAGATGTCTAAGGGAAATACCTTATAGCTAGGAGTACGATAATGTGAATAGATGGATTGCGTTGCTTATAATTTTATGTTCAATAGGACTGGCGGGTTGTCTAGATAAATCAGTAAACGAAGAAGTAGAAACAAATAACCTTGAACAGAAACAACAACTGGAAGAAGAACAAAAAGAGCCTAACACTAATAACGAAGTAGAGGAACAGGAAACAAAGCCATTAGTTGTAAATATCATGGATCCAAATACTTCAAGAATAATTAAAACTGTGTCACCGAAAGATTTAGGTTATGAAGATGATTTTGAAACTTATAAAAAGGAAATTGAAAAATTAGCTTATGAGTTGGCAAGAGGCACAGAAACGGAAGCTGGTTATGACAAGAGAATGGTTCTTGATAAAATTGATGATAACGGTCAGGTGATTAAAGGAAGCCCAAGAATTATTTTAAAAGAAGATGAATTGGTAGAAAGGATTATAGAAGCATCTAGTACAGGCGAGGATGTTAAAATCCCCTTGTATGTGACAGAAAGTAGTTATGATGTGAAAGATATTCCTCATTTAGATGATGTATTAATTGCTTCTTATACAACTTATTTTGATGCCTCGGATGTAAACAGGAACAAAAATATTGAAATTTCAGCAAGAGCCATTAATGATGTGATTGTTGGAAGTGGAGATTATTTCTCGTTTAATGAGTTGACAGGACCGAGAGACAAAGCAAATGGATACCAACCAGCACCTGAAATTATTAATAAGAAACTTGTTATGGGAATAGGGGGAGGAGTTTGCCAAACGTCCTCCACTCTTTTTAACGTAGTTGATCAATTGTCGGTAACATATGTGGAAAGAAACCATCATTCTTTAGATGTGGGATACGTCCCAAAAGGAAGAGATGCAACTGTTTCATATGGTACATTAGATTTCAGATTTCAAAATACAAGTGGAGCACCTTTTTTAATAAAAGCAATCTTTGGAAGTAACTTCCTTACAATAGAAGTAAGAACTTCGGAGGAATATAGAGAAATGCTAGAATAAGTCTATAAAGAAAAAGATAAAAGCACATCAACTTTAAATGTTGATGTGCTTTTATTGGTCTGCTGATTTATAAGGTATTAGTAAGTTTATTGATAAATTCTAGGAGGGTATTTTGTATTTATTAGAGCAGAAAAATAGATCCTAAATATAGGAGGAAAAATGGATGCTAAAAATATTATATTAAGTCAATTAAGTGCCTGTTATAATCAAAATAATAGTTTGTATCGCTAAACAGTTCAATAAATGGACTTTCTGCTGATCATGCCATGGAAAAGCAATGAAACGGTAAATTCCATTTGGGAAATCGTCACTCATTTAGCAACGGTACTTGGTTCAACACAAGGGTTCATTAACCTTAATACTAAATATGAGAGTGGAGAATAAATGGATAAAATAATTCAAAATAAATTGAGAGAAATCGAAGAGAAGTTTCAAGTAAAGGTTCTATATGCTGTCGAATCCGGTAGCAGAGCTTGGGGCTTTCCTTCCAAAGATAGTGATTATGATGTTCGTTTTATTTATATTCATCAACCACAGTGGTATTTGTCTATCGATCCACAAGGAATTGGTGCTAAGAGAGACGTAATAGAGGTCCCAATTAACGATTTACTAGATATAAGTGGTTGGGAAATAACAAAAGCATTGCGTCTTTTTAGAAAAAGTAATCCCCCATTATTAGAATGGATGAGAAGTAATATAATTTATTATCAAATGTACTCCTTTATTGATAAGTTGCGAAAGTTAGAATCTGAAGTGTTCTATCCGAATCCTAGTTTGCATCACTACTTAAACATGGCAAAAAATAATTATCGAGAGTACTTACAAGGAACAGAAGTAAAGATTAAAAAATATTTTTATGTACTTCGACCTGTATTAGCTTGTAAGTGGATTGAAGAATACAAAAATGTTCCCCCAATTGATTTTCATGAATTATTGCAAAGTATGATTCCAGCTGGTGAATTAAAAAATGAAATTGAACATCTTTTACAAAGAAAGATAATAGGTGATGAATTAGATATAGAACCACAAATCAAAGTAATTAACGAATTTTTAGACAGCGAAATGATACGTCTTGAAGCATACATTAAAACTATTAAAGTTGAAGTGGAGGACCCTACATTAAAATTAGATAATTTGTTTAGAGATACATTGAAAGAAGTTTGGTGATAAAAAAACGTGTAGAATTTAGTTTACGTGCCAGGTACATAAGAATATATCCTGGCACTATTTTTATATAAATATTAATAAAAAACTTTTTTGTGAAGAATGTCTAAGGCTTTTTCAATTTCCTCTAAATCTTCCTTAGAAGCATCTTTAATTCTTTTTAAAAAATCAGACTCTATCAATTGAAACGCAGAATTCATCATGGTTTCGCCCTCTTTAGAGAGTCGGATATACTGTTTTCTTCGATCCTCTATATCCCCAAATTTATCTATTAAATTTTTTTCACTCAATTTTTTGAGCTCTCGACTTGTATTGGGCATTGACATATACTGACAATCACTAATTTCGCTTGGGGTAACAGGCTGACTGACATATACATATTCAAGAATATTATATTGCACGGGTGTGATTGTATCTAACTTTGCATTTTTTGTTAACTCGTGTGTAACGCGATGAACTGAAGTTGTAAACGCCACAAATTTATGAAAAAGATTATTTTTGTTCATATTTATCACCTCTAATTAAAAAGATAGCAAAAATGTTGTCATAATACAATTATCATTTGACAACTAAAATAATTGAGTTTATTATTTACTTATCAAATGATAAGTAAGAGGTGAGCTTAATGAAAATGCTAATTATTTACACACATCCAAATCATAGAAGTTTAAGCTATTCATTTTTGCAAAAAGTATTAAAAGGAAGTAGTGAAAGTCCTGTTATAAGTGAAATACAAATATTAGATTTATATG encodes:
- a CDS encoding methionine ABC transporter permease, with the protein product MPDILVQYEAEIWVSIGETFVMVGMSILAAVLFGLPVGTLLYLCKKGQVLENRFVFSTLNLLVNITRSFPFLLLVVFLIPFTRLIIGTAIGTAAATVPLSIIAIAHYSRLVEQSLLDVPRGVMEAAISMGASVKEIIFKFLYVEARSGLVLGLTTSIISFISYSTIMGVVGGGGIGDFAIRYGYQQFKTELMIYMIIIMVILVQLIQFIGTTVSRMIDKR
- a CDS encoding MetQ/NlpA family ABC transporter substrate-binding protein — its product is MKKIIFLITMLMLILAGCGQENEAKDKENVDKVQEEVTLKVASLIPPMTEILELVKPKLAEESINLEIVVLSDNVQPNSALAAGEVDVNFFQHVPYMEEFNRNNDAELVPVVPIYFANYGVYSKEYKTIDELPEGSVIAIANDVSNIDRSLALLAQHGVITLQDKTGPYYTKADIVDNPKNIKFEEVDLLMLARMYDDADAVIMTPAYAAPLNLTPKSDALLTEGVENDFAITLVARKDNADSEAIKKLAEAMTSEEVREFLKENYDETAIPAF
- a CDS encoding malate:quinone oxidoreductase, coding for MRMVKMTNKQTNTDVILIGAGIMSATLGSILKELAPEWKIKVFEKLANAGEESSNEWNNAGTGHSALCELNYTAERADGSVDISKAITINEQFQLSRQFWSFLVKRKLISNPQDFIMPIPHMSLVEGEKNVTFLKKRFEALTNNPLFQGMEFSDNPEKLKEWIPLIMEGRTSNEPIAATKIDSGTDVNFGALTHMLFDHLTNHNVELNYKHTVKDIKRTSDGLWEVKVHDIDSNKIEYHTAKFVFIGGGGGSLPLLQKTGIPESKHIGGFPVSGLFLVCNNPEVVAQHHAKVYGKAKVGAPPMSVPHLDTRYIDNKKSLLFGPFAGFSPKFLKTGSNFDLIGSVKPNNVFTMLAAGAKEMSLTKYLIQQVMLSNEQRMEELREFIPNAKSEDWDVVVAGQRVQVIKDTEAGGKGTLQFGTEVVTAADGSVAALLGASPGASTAVHVMLEIINKCFPQHIKEWEEKIKEMIPSYGMSLAENPELLQEIHTSTAETLRLSDTELVNS
- a CDS encoding ECF transporter S component — protein: MQKTTSYSNARTFDLIVTSMLIALVFVATLLLNIKLPIAANGGLVHLGTAMLFIASILFGPKKAALAGAIGMGLFDWVSGWTLWAPFTIVARGLQGYIVGKIAWSFGRDGNSIAFNLLATIVSIPVMLGVYYICEVVLYGSWVIPVASIPGNIVQNVVGIIIAIPVCVVLKRIPLFK
- a CDS encoding VanW family protein, which encodes MNRWIALLIILCSIGLAGCLDKSVNEEVETNNLEQKQQLEEEQKEPNTNNEVEEQETKPLVVNIMDPNTSRIIKTVSPKDLGYEDDFETYKKEIEKLAYELARGTETEAGYDKRMVLDKIDDNGQVIKGSPRIILKEDELVERIIEASSTGEDVKIPLYVTESSYDVKDIPHLDDVLIASYTTYFDASDVNRNKNIEISARAINDVIVGSGDYFSFNELTGPRDKANGYQPAPEIINKKLVMGIGGGVCQTSSTLFNVVDQLSVTYVERNHHSLDVGYVPKGRDATVSYGTLDFRFQNTSGAPFLIKAIFGSNFLTIEVRTSEEYREMLE
- a CDS encoding nucleotidyltransferase domain-containing protein, which gives rise to MDKIIQNKLREIEEKFQVKVLYAVESGSRAWGFPSKDSDYDVRFIYIHQPQWYLSIDPQGIGAKRDVIEVPINDLLDISGWEITKALRLFRKSNPPLLEWMRSNIIYYQMYSFIDKLRKLESEVFYPNPSLHHYLNMAKNNYREYLQGTEVKIKKYFYVLRPVLACKWIEEYKNVPPIDFHELLQSMIPAGELKNEIEHLLQRKIIGDELDIEPQIKVINEFLDSEMIRLEAYIKTIKVEVEDPTLKLDNLFRDTLKEVW
- a CDS encoding MarR family winged helix-turn-helix transcriptional regulator, which codes for MNKNNLFHKFVAFTTSVHRVTHELTKNAKLDTITPVQYNILEYVYVSQPVTPSEISDCQYMSMPNTSRELKKLSEKNLIDKFGDIEDRRKQYIRLSKEGETMMNSAFQLIESDFLKRIKDASKEDLEEIEKALDILHKKVFY